In the Flavobacteriales bacterium genome, GTTGCCGCCAGCGTTCCCGCACGTTCCTGCCGGTGATCAGCAGCCCGATGCGCGCGGGCTCTGAGCGACGCTCGCCGGCTCGGTGATAGACGCGTCCCTGCTCAAAGAGCCGCAGGTCGCGCTGCTGACGTGCGATGTTGTGGGCCGCGGCACCGAGCAGCCCGGGCAGCATCGAGGGACGCATCGTGTCCAGTTCGGCGCTGAGGGGGTTCAGGAGGCGGATGAGCACGTCGGCACCGGCCGCACCGAGCCGCTCCAACATCGCCCCGTTCACCAGGGACGGGGTCATCACCTCGCGGAACCCCCGGGCGGCCAGGTGGTCCACCACGGCCTGGGCGGGTTCCTCCGCACGATGACCATGCTGTGCGGCGGGCGGCACGGACAGCCTCTCGGGGATCGGCACGCGATCGAACCCATGGATGCGCAACACCTCCTCCACCAGGTCCGCTTCGCGATGCACGTCCACCCGGTAGGGCGGCACCTCCACGAGCAGGCTCCGGTCCGAGCGTTCGATGATGCGGCAATCCAGCAGCGCGAGCAGGGCCTCGAGCTCCTCCACGCTCAAGGCGATCCCGGCCAGATCGCGCACCGCAGCAGCATGCAACCGCACCTGGCGCCAGGGCTTCGGGTGTGGATACAGGTCGATCAGTGGGCCCACGGGACGCGCACCACAGTGCTCCATCATCAACAGGGCCGCGCGCTGGAGGGCGTGCACGGTCATGGCGGGGTCCACCCCACGCTCGAAACGGAAGGAGGCGTCGGTGCGCAGGCCATGGCGGCGGGCCGTGCGGCGCACGCTCACCGCATCGAAGCAGGCGCTCTCCAGGAACACGGTGGTGGTGGCCTCGGTGACCCCGCTATGTAGGCCGCCGAAGACCCCGGCGATGCACAGGCCGCCCTCGGTGTCGGCGATCATCAGGTCCTCGGCGCCCAGGGTACGCTCCACCCCATCGAGGGTGGTGAACGGCGTACCGTCGGGAAGCGGACCCACGATCACATGCCGGTCGCGGATGCGGTCGGCATCGAACGCGTGCAGGGGTTGGCCCAGCTCATGCTGCACGTAGTTGGTGATGTCCACCACGTTGTTGATGGGTCGAAGGCCGATGGCCTTGAGGCGCTCGGCGAGCCGGTCGGGCGAAGGCCCCACACGGACGCCCGTGAGGGTGACCCCGGCATAGCGCGGGCAGGCATGCGCATCCCGCACCTCCACGGTGACGGCCCCATCCCCCGCGCCGTCCCTGAAGGCGGATGCATCGGGCATGCGGAGCGCGGCGCGTCGGCCGGTGCGATGGGTCACCGCGGCGGCGAGGTCGCGCGCCACGCCCAGATGGCTCATGGCATCGGCGCGGTTGGGGGTGAGCCCGATCTCCAGCACGGCATCACGACGAAGGCCGAGCTGCTGTGCGGCCGGGGTCCCCGGCACGGCCTCCGCGCCGAGCACCAGGATGCCGTCGTGACCCTCGCCCAGCCCGAGCTCATCCTCCGCGCAGATCATGCCGTGGCTCTCCACCCCGCGGATCTTGCTCTTCTTGATGGTGATGGTGCTGCCGTCGCGCAGGTGGAGCGTGCTGCCCACCAGGGCCACCAACACCTTCTGACCGGCGGCCACGTTGGGCGCGCCGCAGACGATCTGCAGCGGCCCGCCCTGACCCACGTCGACGCGGGTGACGCTGAGGCGGTCCGCATCCGGGTGCTTCGCGCACTCCATCACATGCCCCACCACCACGCCCTCGAGCATGCCCGGCACGGCCTCCACCACGTCCACGCGCTCCACCTCCAGGCCGGTGCTGGTCAGCAGGTCGGCGGCGGCGGTCACGTCCAGATCGGTGTCGATCAGGTCACGGAGCCAGTCCCAGGAGATGCGCATGGCGTACGGATGAAGGGCGGCGAAGATACCAAGCGGGTCCTCCACGCATGGGCGGGAGCGGCCGGCCGGGCATCGTCAGCCGCAAGGCCCACCACCGGCCTAGCTTTGGGCGGAGCGTCATGGAGTACATCGTCCTGTCCATCCCGCTGTTCTTCCTGCTCATGGGCATCGAGCTGGCCTGGAGCGCGTGGAGCGGCCGGCACGTGTACCGGCTGAACGACTTCATCGCCAACCTGGGCTGTGGCATCGGCTCGCAGGTGGTCGGGGCCTTCACGAAGTCGCTCATCTTCTCCATCTACCTGTGGACCTACGACCACTGGCGCGTGTTCACCCTGCCGCAGAGCGTGCTCACCTGGGTGGTGGCCTTTCTGCTGGTGGACCTGCTCTACTACTGGTTCCACCGGCTGAGCCACGAGGTGAACTTCCTGTGGGCCGCGCACATCGTGCATCATCAGAGCGAGGAGTACAACCTGAGCGTCGCGCTGCGGCAGAGCTGGTGGCAGGGCCTGTTCAGCTGGTGGTTCTACCTGCCCATGGCGGTGCTCGGCATCCATCCGGTCCTCATCGTCACGGTGGGCGCCTTCAACACGCTGTACCAGTTCTGGATCCACACCAAGGCCATCGGCCGCATGGGCCCGTTGGAACTGCTCTTCAACACGCCCAGCCACCACCGCGTCCACCACGGCAGCGACCCCAAGTACATCGACCGCAACCACGCGGGAACGCTCATCGTGTGGGACCGGCTGTTCGGCACCTACCAGCGCGAGGAGGAGGAACCGGTCTACGGCATCACCACGCCGCTCACCAGCTGGGATCCGGTGAAGGCCAACTTCCACTACTGGGGCGACCTGATCGACCTGGCCCGGCGCTGCACGCGATGGAGCGACAAAGTGCGCGTGTTCCTGAAGCCCCCGGGGTGGCGCCCGGCGGAGCTCGGCGGCTTCCAGGGCCCCCGGGAGAAGGACCGGGCGACCCATCGCAAGTTCGACACCGCGGTGGTGCCCGTCACCCGCGGATACGCGGCCGTTCAGTTCACCCTGCTGCTCGCCATCACCTCCCTGTTCCTGTTCAAGCAGCAGCTGTTCGCGACCTGGCTGCAGGGGGGCGTGGCGTTGCTCATCATCTGGTGGGTGATGGACATGGGGCTGCTGATGGAGGGCGGACGGCGGGTGCTTCTGTCGGAAGCCGGTCGCCTCATGGCGTTCGTCGGCCTCGGGCTGGCCGCAGCGGGGACCGTCAGCCTCCCCTGGGTCGGAACTGCGGTGATCGCCCTGGCGGTGCTCAGCGGGGCGCACCTGGCCCAGGTGGCCCTCCACACGCACCGATCATGATCACCC is a window encoding:
- a CDS encoding phenylalanine--tRNA ligase subunit beta produces the protein MRISWDWLRDLIDTDLDVTAAADLLTSTGLEVERVDVVEAVPGMLEGVVVGHVMECAKHPDADRLSVTRVDVGQGGPLQIVCGAPNVAAGQKVLVALVGSTLHLRDGSTITIKKSKIRGVESHGMICAEDELGLGEGHDGILVLGAEAVPGTPAAQQLGLRRDAVLEIGLTPNRADAMSHLGVARDLAAAVTHRTGRRAALRMPDASAFRDGAGDGAVTVEVRDAHACPRYAGVTLTGVRVGPSPDRLAERLKAIGLRPINNVVDITNYVQHELGQPLHAFDADRIRDRHVIVGPLPDGTPFTTLDGVERTLGAEDLMIADTEGGLCIAGVFGGLHSGVTEATTTVFLESACFDAVSVRRTARRHGLRTDASFRFERGVDPAMTVHALQRAALLMMEHCGARPVGPLIDLYPHPKPWRQVRLHAAAVRDLAGIALSVEELEALLALLDCRIIERSDRSLLVEVPPYRVDVHREADLVEEVLRIHGFDRVPIPERLSVPPAAQHGHRAEEPAQAVVDHLAARGFREVMTPSLVNGAMLERLGAAGADVLIRLLNPLSAELDTMRPSMLPGLLGAAAHNIARQQRDLRLFEQGRVYHRAGERRSEPARIGLLITGRNVRERWRQRPRAVEMADLKAELELLVERAHPTARLQVKPLEHPLLQDAFALAGPTGQLAVAGTVRPEVAKAHDVDQAVLFAELCDALWTLPASPVQFAEVPRFPAVRRDLSLVLDHATTFEDLRRAAHQAERKLLRDVDLFDVYEGDKLPPGTKSYAVRFTLLDLERTLTDEQVDKAMKRIREALEREAGAKVRG
- a CDS encoding sterol desaturase family protein; this translates as MEYIVLSIPLFFLLMGIELAWSAWSGRHVYRLNDFIANLGCGIGSQVVGAFTKSLIFSIYLWTYDHWRVFTLPQSVLTWVVAFLLVDLLYYWFHRLSHEVNFLWAAHIVHHQSEEYNLSVALRQSWWQGLFSWWFYLPMAVLGIHPVLIVTVGAFNTLYQFWIHTKAIGRMGPLELLFNTPSHHRVHHGSDPKYIDRNHAGTLIVWDRLFGTYQREEEEPVYGITTPLTSWDPVKANFHYWGDLIDLARRCTRWSDKVRVFLKPPGWRPAELGGFQGPREKDRATHRKFDTAVVPVTRGYAAVQFTLLLAITSLFLFKQQLFATWLQGGVALLIIWWVMDMGLLMEGGRRVLLSEAGRLMAFVGLGLAAAGTVSLPWVGTAVIALAVLSGAHLAQVALHTHRS